From Bifidobacterium longum subsp. longum JCM 1217, one genomic window encodes:
- a CDS encoding trimeric intracellular cation channel family protein: protein MQVALENNIVFVVIEYLAILCWGLSGGLAAIRKGYDIFTIMLCGWLTALGGGLVRDVMLGALPPVGITDKGYVLTTLFSGIIVVVAHPEITKLKWTMTVIDALGLGLFAVSGTAKALAYGSSGMTAVFLGMFTALAGGLIRDIFIGDVPMIIRDKHLYAVPSFIGCILTVLVWRGVSYGWFDMRSEMLLDVLIVIIVVALRLLSVGFNVTLPGAVERHRVYLPSESRYLKRPVIHPHADTVDPGDTTKDEEDKPQDGSRPPQG from the coding sequence ATGCAGGTGGCGTTGGAGAACAACATCGTTTTTGTGGTCATCGAGTATTTAGCAATCCTGTGTTGGGGATTATCGGGCGGACTTGCCGCCATTCGCAAGGGCTACGACATCTTCACCATCATGCTGTGCGGATGGCTTACCGCACTCGGCGGCGGTCTTGTGCGCGACGTGATGCTCGGTGCCCTGCCGCCGGTCGGCATCACCGACAAAGGCTATGTGCTCACCACGCTGTTTTCCGGCATTATCGTGGTGGTGGCCCATCCGGAGATCACCAAACTCAAATGGACGATGACTGTCATCGATGCTCTGGGCCTCGGACTATTCGCAGTCAGCGGCACCGCAAAAGCTCTGGCCTACGGTTCCTCAGGCATGACAGCCGTATTCCTTGGCATGTTCACAGCACTGGCCGGCGGCCTCATTCGTGACATCTTCATTGGCGACGTGCCAATGATTATTCGAGACAAACACCTCTATGCTGTGCCTTCGTTCATCGGCTGCATCCTGACCGTGCTGGTATGGCGCGGCGTAAGCTACGGCTGGTTCGACATGCGCTCGGAAATGCTGCTCGACGTGCTGATCGTCATCATCGTGGTGGCGCTGCGACTGCTCTCGGTAGGCTTCAACGTCACTCTGCCCGGAGCCGTCGAACGTCATCGCGTCTACCTGCCCAGCGAAAGCCGATATCTCAAGCGCCCGGTCATCCATCCGCACGCCGATACCGTCGATCCCGGCGATACCACCAAGGACGAAGAAGACAAGCCTCAGGATGGTTCAAGGCCGCCTCAGGGCTAA
- a CDS encoding branched-chain amino acid aminotransferase, which produces MTENTHHDPAALDKLAEPFTVLPNDNPASDEKRQSLIDKPAFGQVFSDNMTHMTWTKGEGWSDRRVEPYAPLKMDPGASVLHYAQECFEGLKAYRHADGSTWLFRPDANAERFQNSAKRLYLPELPIDDFLGSVAALVKRDANWVPSRREYTLYMRPFMFASEPFLGVRAPQEVDYCVIASPSGPYFPGGVKPVSIWVEDKWFRTGPGGTGFAKCGGNYAASLLGEYKGVENGCEQVCFVDAATKTYLEELGGMNMMAVHKDGHVETPSLTGNILPGVTRRSLIQLLQDKGHDVVETMIALDQLLEDIKSGEVTEVFACGTAAIITPIGRFKSEKFDVAVADGGSGKLTCELRDELLGIQLGEVEDPHNWMWKVC; this is translated from the coding sequence ATGACTGAAAACACGCACCACGATCCGGCAGCGCTCGACAAGCTCGCCGAACCGTTCACCGTACTGCCGAACGACAACCCCGCATCCGATGAGAAGCGCCAGTCCCTCATCGACAAGCCGGCTTTCGGCCAGGTGTTCTCCGACAACATGACCCACATGACCTGGACCAAGGGCGAAGGTTGGTCCGACCGCCGCGTCGAACCGTACGCACCGCTCAAGATGGATCCGGGTGCTTCCGTGCTGCACTACGCACAGGAGTGCTTCGAGGGCCTCAAGGCTTACCGTCATGCCGACGGCTCCACCTGGCTGTTCCGCCCGGATGCGAACGCCGAGCGTTTCCAGAACTCCGCCAAGCGTCTGTACCTGCCTGAGCTGCCGATTGACGACTTCCTCGGTTCCGTGGCCGCGCTGGTCAAGCGCGACGCCAACTGGGTGCCGTCCCGCCGCGAGTACACGCTGTACATGCGTCCGTTCATGTTCGCTTCCGAGCCGTTCCTCGGCGTGCGCGCCCCGCAGGAAGTCGACTACTGCGTGATCGCCTCCCCGTCCGGCCCGTACTTCCCGGGCGGCGTCAAGCCGGTGAGCATCTGGGTTGAAGACAAGTGGTTCCGCACCGGCCCTGGCGGCACTGGTTTCGCCAAGTGCGGCGGCAACTACGCCGCCTCCCTGCTCGGCGAGTACAAGGGGGTTGAGAACGGCTGCGAGCAGGTGTGCTTCGTGGACGCCGCCACCAAGACCTACCTCGAAGAGCTCGGTGGCATGAACATGATGGCCGTGCACAAGGATGGCCACGTGGAGACCCCGTCCCTGACCGGTAACATTCTGCCGGGTGTGACCCGTCGCTCCCTGATTCAGCTGCTGCAGGACAAGGGCCACGACGTAGTCGAGACCATGATTGCCCTCGACCAGCTGCTCGAGGACATCAAGTCCGGTGAGGTCACCGAGGTGTTCGCTTGCGGCACCGCAGCCATCATCACCCCGATCGGTCGCTTCAAGTCCGAGAAGTTCGATGTCGCCGTCGCCGACGGCGGCTCCGGCAAGCTCACCTGCGAACTGCGTGACGAGCTGCTCGGCATCCAGCTCGGCGAAGTCGAGGACCCGCACAACTGGATGTGGAAAGTGTGCTGA
- a CDS encoding MATE family efflux transporter, whose translation MDNELFEKAPIPKAYFSLAMPVVLSMLVTLVYNMVDTYFIAHTGNTDMVAGVSLTAPVFTVMIALGDIFGLGGSSVISRLFGQHRFADGKRLSAFCFYAAIATGLLILVLGLAFRDPMLALLGATDDTWQYASDFYTLIIVGSPFIIVSMTPSNLLRTEGHAVQSMIGSVAGTAVNIVLNPLFIHGFGWGAAGSAGATVIANICTDAYFVWFTLRHSSNLSIDPRTVIDRARRRLAVTAREVGSILAIGIPSAITNLTQSVGIVMINLFLLPYGTDAVAAMGIALKVIMIAVLVFVGFAFGAQPLIGYNYGARNMPRLRGILRFSYLFLSLFALVMTVVLSLSDRLLMGFFIEDATIITLGAGMLRVQLLSLVCVAVVMVTTCTFQSAGKAVGAFVLSISRQGVMLAITLFVGSRLAGYQGVIAAQAIADLLTAIVAVILFVVMLPELRSRKAR comes from the coding sequence ATGGATAACGAACTCTTCGAAAAGGCGCCGATTCCGAAGGCGTATTTCTCGCTGGCGATGCCCGTGGTGCTCAGCATGCTGGTCACCTTGGTGTACAACATGGTCGACACCTATTTCATCGCGCATACGGGAAACACCGATATGGTGGCGGGCGTCTCCCTCACCGCGCCAGTGTTCACCGTGATGATCGCCCTCGGCGACATCTTCGGCCTCGGCGGCAGTTCGGTCATCTCGCGCTTGTTCGGCCAACACCGGTTCGCCGACGGCAAGCGACTCAGCGCGTTCTGCTTCTATGCCGCCATCGCCACCGGCCTGCTGATTCTGGTGCTGGGCCTGGCGTTCCGCGACCCGATGCTCGCGCTGCTCGGCGCCACTGACGACACTTGGCAGTATGCCTCCGACTTCTACACGCTGATCATCGTCGGCTCGCCGTTCATCATCGTGTCGATGACGCCGTCCAACCTGCTGCGCACCGAAGGCCACGCCGTGCAGTCCATGATCGGTTCGGTGGCCGGCACGGCGGTCAACATCGTGCTCAATCCCCTGTTCATCCACGGATTCGGCTGGGGTGCTGCGGGTTCGGCCGGTGCCACCGTGATCGCCAACATCTGCACCGACGCCTATTTCGTCTGGTTCACGCTGCGTCACAGCAGCAACCTGTCCATCGACCCGCGGACCGTCATCGACCGCGCGCGCCGGCGTCTGGCGGTCACGGCCCGGGAGGTCGGGAGCATCCTCGCCATCGGCATCCCCTCGGCGATCACGAACCTCACGCAGAGCGTCGGCATCGTCATGATCAACCTGTTCCTGCTCCCCTACGGTACCGACGCGGTAGCCGCGATGGGCATCGCGCTGAAAGTCATCATGATCGCGGTGCTGGTTTTCGTGGGATTCGCGTTCGGCGCGCAGCCGCTGATCGGCTACAACTACGGCGCCCGCAATATGCCTCGACTGCGCGGCATTCTGCGTTTTTCCTACCTGTTCCTGTCCCTGTTCGCCCTGGTGATGACCGTGGTGCTCAGCCTGTCCGACCGTCTACTGATGGGATTCTTCATCGAGGACGCCACCATCATCACGCTGGGCGCCGGCATGCTGCGGGTTCAGCTGCTGAGCCTGGTGTGCGTAGCCGTCGTGATGGTCACGACCTGCACCTTCCAGTCCGCAGGCAAGGCGGTCGGCGCCTTTGTGCTGTCGATCAGCAGGCAGGGTGTGATGCTGGCGATTACCCTGTTCGTCGGCTCCCGGCTGGCCGGCTATCAGGGTGTAATCGCCGCGCAGGCCATCGCCGATCTGCTGACCGCGATTGTGGCGGTCATCCTGTTCGTCGTGATGTTGCCTGAGCTGCGCAGTCGGAAAGCTCGCTGA
- a CDS encoding MazG nucleotide pyrophosphohydrolase domain-containing protein, producing MSKMSDMTEYHASAYRLPSGFEHCSKLKPVAEAATALDRVKAVVDVLYSPGGCPWDGKQTNKSLLKNLLEETYEYVDAVETHDRDNMREELGDVLLQSVFQARVCESDTEDPFGIDEVADRLVNKLITRHPHVFAADDAGNSSDSSDAFDADSNDGGEAAQPESPEAVLALWEKMKQQEKHRKSVLEGISRVQGALPRAAKVVSRISKSPNADRLFAAFDESAAADAQRDDVHPQAANQSESSGDNSAEREKADAYADEILAVVRKARVDGIDIESALRNRLRDVEEKVALIESEINND from the coding sequence ATGAGCAAGATGAGTGACATGACGGAATACCATGCTTCAGCCTACCGTTTGCCGTCAGGCTTCGAACACTGCTCGAAATTGAAGCCGGTGGCTGAGGCAGCGACGGCGCTGGACCGGGTCAAGGCCGTGGTGGATGTGCTGTATTCGCCGGGCGGCTGCCCGTGGGACGGCAAGCAGACGAACAAGTCGCTGCTCAAGAATCTGCTCGAGGAAACCTACGAATACGTCGACGCGGTGGAGACTCACGACCGTGACAACATGCGCGAGGAACTGGGTGATGTGTTGCTGCAATCCGTGTTTCAGGCGCGGGTCTGCGAATCGGATACTGAGGACCCGTTCGGTATTGATGAGGTCGCCGATCGGTTGGTGAACAAGCTCATCACTCGGCATCCGCATGTGTTTGCGGCTGATGATGCCGGCAATTCCTCTGATTCTTCTGATGCTTTTGATGCTGACAGTAACGACGGGGGAGAAGCTGCCCAACCCGAATCCCCGGAAGCTGTGCTGGCTCTATGGGAAAAGATGAAACAGCAGGAAAAGCATCGTAAATCCGTGCTTGAGGGCATTTCCCGCGTTCAAGGTGCGTTGCCTCGCGCGGCCAAAGTCGTTTCTCGTATCTCCAAATCGCCGAATGCTGATAGATTGTTCGCGGCGTTTGATGAGTCGGCTGCGGCTGATGCTCAGCGAGATGATGTACATCCTCAAGCGGCGAACCAATCCGAATCAAGCGGCGACAATTCCGCTGAACGGGAGAAGGCCGATGCCTACGCCGATGAAATCCTCGCCGTCGTGCGCAAGGCCCGCGTTGACGGCATCGATATCGAGTCCGCACTGCGCAATCGCTTGCGTGATGTCGAAGAAAAAGTCGCCTTGATTGAATCAGAAATCAACAACGATTAA
- the rpsT gene encoding 30S ribosomal protein S20, giving the protein MANIKSQKKRVLTNEKAHLRNVAVKSGLKTAIRATREAIAAGDKAAAEAAYKVAAQKLDKAAGAGVIHKNQAANRKSGLAVAINAL; this is encoded by the coding sequence GTGGCAAACATTAAGTCGCAGAAGAAGCGCGTGCTCACCAATGAGAAGGCGCACCTTCGCAACGTGGCTGTGAAGTCCGGCCTGAAGACCGCCATCCGCGCCACCCGCGAAGCCATCGCCGCCGGTGACAAGGCTGCCGCCGAGGCCGCCTACAAGGTTGCCGCCCAGAAGCTCGACAAGGCTGCTGGCGCTGGCGTGATCCACAAGAACCAGGCCGCCAACCGCAAGTCCGGCCTCGCTGTTGCGATCAACGCTCTGTGA
- a CDS encoding LacI family DNA-binding transcriptional regulator gives MAVQNDKAQSPATLMDVAKEAQVSIATASRVLNGSTRKVRNQSYVKVMEAATKLNYRPNAYAQAVAKGTAPNIVLLVSDISDPYFASVSQGVVKAAAERGISVTIGVAATPHEELEAVRKSVSTRPRGIIISESEYTDAPERQALQTELTQYEASGGRAVFVLNRNLPFPAVDMANDVGARAIAKLIVDSGYTRPAILKGDDAHRSSKERLAGVMEVLDEAGITVDPKAVANGKFSRTDGYAAVMQMARSGLLKPGEGALYDGKGIDSIIALNDVMAIGAMTALRANGIEPGREIGVTGFGDIPYSADVFPPLTTVHLPLAEMGQAAVDSILSNRDDGEATGGTANRLIYVQSAPDVVLRGSLPRR, from the coding sequence GTGGCTGTACAGAACGATAAGGCGCAATCGCCAGCGACATTGATGGATGTCGCCAAAGAAGCCCAAGTCTCCATCGCCACCGCATCCCGCGTGCTCAACGGCAGCACCCGCAAGGTACGCAACCAATCGTATGTCAAGGTGATGGAAGCAGCCACCAAGCTCAACTATCGTCCCAACGCCTATGCTCAGGCAGTGGCCAAAGGCACCGCACCGAACATCGTGCTGCTGGTCTCCGATATCTCCGATCCCTACTTCGCATCCGTATCTCAAGGCGTGGTCAAGGCGGCGGCCGAACGCGGCATTTCCGTGACCATCGGCGTGGCAGCCACCCCGCACGAAGAGTTGGAGGCGGTGCGTAAGTCCGTATCCACCAGGCCGCGCGGCATCATCATCTCCGAAAGTGAATACACCGACGCGCCGGAACGCCAGGCGTTGCAGACGGAACTCACCCAGTACGAAGCATCCGGCGGACGTGCCGTGTTCGTGCTCAACCGCAACCTGCCCTTCCCGGCCGTGGACATGGCGAACGATGTCGGCGCGCGCGCCATCGCAAAGCTGATCGTCGATTCCGGGTATACGCGCCCTGCGATTCTCAAGGGCGATGACGCACATCGCTCCTCCAAAGAACGACTGGCCGGCGTGATGGAAGTGTTGGACGAGGCAGGCATCACCGTGGATCCGAAAGCCGTGGCGAATGGTAAGTTCAGCCGTACCGACGGCTATGCGGCCGTCATGCAAATGGCCCGATCCGGACTGCTGAAGCCGGGCGAAGGCGCACTGTACGACGGCAAAGGCATCGATTCAATCATCGCGCTCAACGACGTGATGGCCATCGGTGCGATGACCGCGTTGCGCGCCAACGGCATCGAGCCGGGTCGGGAAATCGGCGTCACCGGTTTCGGCGACATCCCCTACTCCGCCGACGTGTTTCCGCCACTGACCACCGTGCATCTGCCGCTGGCCGAAATGGGCCAGGCCGCCGTGGACAGCATCCTGTCCAACCGCGATGACGGGGAGGCCACCGGCGGCACTGCCAACCGCCTGATCTACGTGCAAAGCGCCCCGGACGTAGTCCTACGCGGTTCCCTCCCCCGCCGGTAA
- a CDS encoding 50S ribosomal protein L25/general stress protein Ctc, producing the protein MATTIKLEGEARSEFGKGVARRLRVANKIPATIYAGGEEPAFVTLPMRETTLALRHTNALFTIAFDGNTKMAVVKDVQKNPVKRIIEHVDFLEVKAGEKIDVEVPVFVEGTPKGAAVAFVDIQELKVRADVANLPEKIVVSVEGLTDGTKVFAKDVVLPEGVELDVEDPEESVVTVEVPEDASESTAAPEAAAPAADAAAPAADAK; encoded by the coding sequence ATGGCTACCACCATTAAGCTTGAGGGCGAGGCCCGTTCCGAGTTCGGCAAGGGCGTTGCTCGTCGTCTGCGCGTTGCCAACAAGATTCCGGCCACCATCTACGCCGGCGGCGAAGAGCCCGCCTTCGTGACCTTGCCGATGCGCGAGACCACCCTGGCCCTGCGTCACACCAACGCCCTGTTCACCATCGCCTTCGACGGCAACACCAAGATGGCCGTCGTCAAGGACGTGCAGAAGAACCCGGTCAAGCGCATCATCGAGCACGTTGACTTCCTTGAGGTCAAGGCCGGTGAGAAGATCGACGTCGAGGTGCCGGTCTTCGTTGAAGGCACCCCGAAGGGCGCTGCTGTGGCATTCGTCGACATTCAGGAGCTCAAGGTTCGCGCTGACGTCGCCAACCTGCCTGAGAAGATCGTTGTGAGCGTCGAGGGCCTAACCGACGGCACCAAGGTGTTCGCTAAGGACGTTGTTCTGCCTGAAGGCGTTGAGCTCGACGTTGAGGACCCGGAAGAGTCCGTCGTCACCGTTGAGGTGCCGGAAGATGCTTCTGAGTCCACCGCCGCTCCGGAAGCTGCTGCTCCGGCTGCCGACGCTGCTGCTCCGGCTGCCGACGCCAAGTGA
- the lepA gene encoding translation elongation factor 4 — MVVQHNQPGSTDQSVIRNFCIIAHIDHGKSTVADRILQLSGIVPEREMRDRFLDRMDIEQERGITIKSQAVRVPWTFDGTEYTLGMIDTPGHVDFTYEVSRALAACEGAVLLVDATQGIEAQTLSNLYMAIDHDLAIIPVLNKIDLPSAEPDKHAEEIAGLIGCEPSDVLRVSGKTGEGVADLLDQIVMDVPAPHGDPDAPARALIFDSVYDSYRGIVTYIRMEDGELHDREKVHMMGIGMTHDPIEIGVISPDMTRTKALGAGEVGYIITGAKDVSQSKVGDTLTSAVRPAAEPLPGYRDPKPMVYAGLFPIDNAQFPELRDALDKLKLNDAALIYTPETSVALGFGFRCGFLGLLHMEIVNERLSREFGLDLIQTAPNVTYDVTAEDGSQHHVTNPSEFPDGKIKKIVEPMVAADIITPKEFIGAVMDLCQDHRGIMGTMEYISTDRVEMHYRIPLAEIVFDFFDQLKSRTKGYASLDYHEDGEQSADLVKVDILIQGEKVDAFSAIVHRDKAYSYGVMMTKKLRSLIPRQQFEIPIQAAIGSRIIARENIRALRKDVLAKCYGGDITRKRKLLEKQKAGKKRMKMLGHVEVPQEAFIAALSTGEDSNDRDTKDKIRAAQKTEG, encoded by the coding sequence TTGGTCGTCCAACACAATCAGCCGGGTTCCACGGATCAGTCGGTGATTCGCAACTTCTGTATCATCGCGCACATCGACCACGGCAAGTCGACCGTGGCCGACCGCATCTTGCAGTTGAGCGGCATTGTGCCCGAGCGAGAGATGCGCGATCGCTTCCTCGACCGTATGGATATCGAGCAGGAGCGTGGCATCACCATCAAATCCCAGGCCGTGCGCGTGCCGTGGACCTTTGACGGCACCGAATACACGCTCGGTATGATCGACACCCCCGGCCACGTGGACTTCACCTATGAGGTGTCCCGCGCACTGGCCGCCTGCGAAGGCGCGGTGCTGCTCGTCGACGCCACCCAGGGCATCGAGGCGCAGACCCTGTCCAATCTGTATATGGCCATCGACCATGATCTGGCCATCATCCCCGTGCTCAACAAAATCGACCTGCCGTCCGCCGAGCCGGACAAGCATGCCGAGGAGATCGCAGGTCTGATCGGCTGCGAGCCGAGCGACGTGCTGCGCGTCTCCGGCAAAACCGGCGAAGGCGTGGCCGACCTGCTCGACCAGATCGTCATGGACGTGCCCGCCCCGCACGGCGACCCCGATGCCCCCGCCCGCGCGCTGATCTTCGATTCCGTCTACGACTCCTACCGCGGCATCGTCACCTACATCCGTATGGAGGACGGCGAACTGCACGACCGCGAAAAGGTCCACATGATGGGCATTGGCATGACCCACGATCCCATTGAAATCGGCGTGATCAGCCCCGATATGACCCGCACCAAGGCACTCGGTGCCGGCGAGGTCGGCTACATCATCACCGGTGCGAAAGATGTGAGTCAGTCCAAGGTGGGCGACACCCTGACTTCGGCCGTCCGCCCGGCCGCCGAGCCGTTGCCCGGCTATCGCGACCCGAAGCCGATGGTCTACGCCGGTTTGTTCCCGATCGACAACGCCCAGTTCCCCGAACTGCGTGATGCACTCGACAAGCTCAAGCTCAACGACGCCGCCCTGATCTACACGCCGGAAACCTCCGTGGCCCTAGGCTTCGGCTTCCGCTGCGGCTTCCTGGGTCTGCTGCACATGGAAATCGTCAACGAGCGACTCTCCCGCGAGTTCGGCCTCGACCTGATCCAGACCGCCCCGAACGTCACCTACGACGTGACCGCCGAGGACGGCAGCCAGCATCATGTGACCAACCCGAGCGAATTCCCGGACGGCAAGATCAAGAAGATTGTCGAGCCGATGGTTGCCGCCGACATCATCACGCCCAAGGAATTCATCGGTGCGGTGATGGATCTGTGCCAGGACCACCGTGGCATTATGGGCACGATGGAGTACATCTCCACCGATCGTGTCGAGATGCACTACCGCATTCCGCTGGCGGAAATCGTGTTCGACTTCTTCGACCAGCTCAAGTCCCGCACCAAGGGCTACGCTTCCCTTGATTACCATGAGGATGGCGAGCAGTCCGCCGATTTGGTCAAGGTGGACATCCTTATTCAGGGCGAGAAGGTCGATGCGTTCAGTGCCATCGTTCACCGCGATAAGGCGTATTCGTACGGTGTGATGATGACCAAGAAACTGCGTAGTCTGATTCCGCGTCAGCAGTTCGAGATTCCGATTCAGGCTGCGATTGGTTCGCGCATCATCGCACGTGAGAACATTCGTGCGTTACGCAAGGACGTGCTCGCCAAGTGCTACGGCGGCGACATCACCCGTAAGCGCAAGTTGCTCGAAAAGCAGAAGGCTGGCAAGAAGCGCATGAAGATGCTCGGCCATGTGGAGGTGCCGCAGGAGGCGTTCATCGCAGCCCTGTCCACCGGCGAGGACTCCAACGACCGCGACACCAAAGACAAGATCCGCGCCGCTCAGAAGACCGAGGGCTAG
- a CDS encoding glycerate kinase family protein — protein sequence MTRYLCAPDSFKESLTAMEAARAMAQGIENADHDAEVRCLPMADGGEGTARALVDATGGSMRAVPVHDPLGRPVEGHFGLLADGTTAVVETAEASGLALLEAKERNPLIASSYGTGELMLAAVRSGAKRIIVGLGGSATNDAGAGLLQALGVRLLDKNGNDLAHGGAALANLTTIDISTMDPALKNVAITAACDVTNPLTGPTGASAVFGPQKGASKDDVATLDAALAHFAQVIDSQLGVAVNDVPGAGAAGGIGAALKGFLNAEFRPGIAIVIEQSGLDAAAQWADVVFTGEGSIDFQTKFGKTPAGVAETAKRHGKPVIAVAGHIGTGIDELHEVGIDAVFGIAPGAASLSELLADAAANVTRTTEQIVRTLQL from the coding sequence ATGACGCGATACTTATGCGCCCCTGACTCCTTCAAAGAGAGCCTGACCGCCATGGAGGCGGCCCGGGCGATGGCTCAGGGGATTGAGAATGCCGACCACGATGCCGAGGTCCGTTGCCTTCCCATGGCCGACGGCGGTGAAGGCACCGCACGCGCGCTTGTCGACGCCACCGGCGGATCGATGCGCGCCGTGCCGGTCCACGACCCGCTCGGCCGGCCTGTCGAAGGCCACTTCGGTCTGCTCGCCGACGGCACGACCGCCGTGGTCGAGACAGCCGAAGCCAGCGGACTGGCACTGCTTGAAGCCAAAGAACGCAACCCGTTGATCGCCTCCTCCTACGGCACCGGCGAACTCATGCTCGCCGCCGTCCGTTCCGGAGCCAAGCGCATCATCGTCGGGCTCGGCGGCAGCGCCACCAACGACGCCGGTGCCGGACTTCTGCAGGCCCTCGGCGTTCGTCTTCTGGACAAGAACGGTAACGACTTGGCACACGGGGGAGCGGCCCTCGCCAATCTGACCACCATCGATATCAGCACGATGGACCCGGCTCTCAAGAACGTCGCCATCACCGCCGCCTGCGACGTGACCAACCCGCTGACCGGCCCCACCGGCGCCAGCGCCGTGTTCGGCCCGCAGAAAGGTGCGTCCAAAGATGATGTCGCCACATTGGACGCCGCCCTCGCGCATTTTGCGCAGGTAATCGACAGCCAGCTCGGCGTTGCCGTGAACGACGTGCCGGGTGCCGGCGCGGCCGGTGGCATCGGTGCAGCGCTGAAGGGCTTCCTAAACGCCGAATTCCGCCCGGGCATCGCCATCGTCATCGAACAATCCGGACTCGATGCGGCCGCGCAATGGGCTGACGTGGTGTTCACCGGCGAAGGCTCCATCGACTTCCAGACCAAGTTCGGCAAGACGCCGGCCGGCGTGGCCGAAACCGCCAAGCGCCACGGCAAGCCGGTCATCGCAGTAGCCGGGCATATTGGCACCGGCATCGATGAGCTGCATGAGGTCGGCATCGACGCGGTATTCGGCATCGCGCCCGGAGCCGCCAGCCTCAGCGAACTGCTGGCCGACGCGGCCGCCAACGTGACCCGCACCACCGAACAAATCGTACGAACCCTACAACTGTGA
- the hemW gene encoding radical SAM family heme chaperone HemW: MFEVYIHVPFCLRRCGYCDFNTYTATDLGAGASRGNYANMVIREMKLTKQWQLDHGIEEPPVSTVFFGGGTPTILAARDLVAMLDAVRKIWSIAPDAEITTEANPDTVNEYYINELAAGGFTRVSFGMQSAVPHVLKTLDRTHTPANVAVGVNAANKAGLRSSVDLIYGAPGESLDDWRTSVTTAIDLGVNHISAYALTVEPTTKMGRQIAAGTLPKPNDDDEAAKYEIADDLFAAAGLEWYEVSNWARPGYESQHNLGYWRNVDWAGLGPGAHSHYNAVTEADHPQSASLTAPAGGSKSEAIASASADGQANAELGMINAHGNNSQEIHAPAGGGCPADAGLGVVSVSHGLRSWDIAHPRLWGTAINENRVPWADSETITPEENLEELIMLGLRLHEGLDLDRINRAINDAGMSSTPQTLRNVSLDQLAPMVSEGLITVSDNHRVVPTRRGRLLNDSVIEQFFDFVGV; the protein is encoded by the coding sequence GTGTTCGAGGTCTACATCCACGTCCCGTTCTGCTTGCGGCGCTGCGGTTACTGCGACTTCAACACCTACACGGCTACGGATCTTGGTGCGGGGGCCTCGCGCGGCAACTATGCCAATATGGTCATTCGGGAAATGAAATTGACCAAGCAGTGGCAGCTCGACCACGGCATCGAGGAGCCGCCGGTTTCCACCGTGTTCTTCGGCGGCGGCACCCCCACAATTCTCGCCGCCCGCGATCTGGTCGCCATGCTCGATGCCGTCCGCAAGATCTGGAGCATCGCGCCCGACGCGGAAATCACTACCGAAGCCAATCCGGACACGGTCAACGAGTATTACATCAATGAGCTCGCTGCCGGCGGCTTCACCCGTGTTTCCTTCGGCATGCAATCTGCCGTGCCGCACGTGCTCAAAACCCTCGACCGCACGCATACGCCGGCCAACGTGGCCGTAGGCGTCAATGCGGCGAACAAGGCTGGGCTGCGCTCCAGCGTGGATCTGATTTACGGCGCTCCGGGGGAGAGCCTTGACGATTGGCGCACCTCGGTCACGACCGCCATCGATCTTGGCGTAAACCACATCTCCGCCTACGCATTGACCGTGGAACCCACCACGAAAATGGGCCGTCAAATCGCGGCCGGCACTCTGCCCAAGCCCAATGACGATGACGAGGCCGCTAAATACGAGATCGCTGACGACCTGTTCGCCGCCGCCGGCCTCGAATGGTATGAGGTCTCCAACTGGGCTCGCCCCGGATACGAAAGCCAGCACAACCTCGGCTACTGGCGCAACGTTGATTGGGCCGGTCTAGGGCCAGGTGCCCACTCCCACTACAACGCGGTGACCGAGGCTGACCACCCCCAGTCGGCTTCGCTGACAGCCCCCGCTGGCGGGAGCAAGTCCGAAGCCATTGCCTCTGCCTCAGCTGATGGACAGGCCAACGCCGAACTAGGTATGATCAACGCGCATGGGAACAACTCCCAAGAAATTCATGCCCCCGCTGGCGGGGGTTGTCCGGCGGATGCCGGACTGGGGGTGGTTTCTGTCTCACACGGTCTGCGCAGCTGGGACATCGCGCACCCGCGTTTGTGGGGCACGGCCATCAACGAGAACCGTGTGCCGTGGGCCGATAGCGAGACGATCACTCCCGAGGAAAACCTCGAAGAGCTCATCATGCTCGGGCTGCGCCTGCACGAGGGCCTTGACCTCGACCGCATCAACCGCGCCATCAACGATGCGGGTATGAGCAGCACGCCCCAGACTCTCCGTAATGTTTCCCTTGACCAACTCGCCCCAATGGTCAGCGAAGGCCTGATTACCGTATCCGATAATCATCGAGTGGTGCCCACTCGTCGTGGCCGGTTGCTCAATGACTCGGTAATCGAACAGTTCTTCGATTTCGTCGGTGTATGA